In Nicotiana tabacum cultivar K326 chromosome 11, ASM71507v2, whole genome shotgun sequence, a single window of DNA contains:
- the LOC107824485 gene encoding uncharacterized protein LOC107824485, giving the protein MQLKRRDTQSQISTRIREAMLLSRRMRRQKFSKHRLLESLIVVVPEQATLSWDKTGFLKQTALTIREPPSLAEKGTKHQAFLTTLRDNLKKEKGILDTPIICEIAASLQTCTTTVMDNLEKEKSILDPPIIRETGPTSGTSKLPPVSLNAIPIKVDGFLDMEDESLQKGKRKRDTVSCREYYCYKFQIRDNETNEVIHCGRIFQQFIVDVYIKLETQRLDFFSFNPDLFRIEFLQRLLDILRFGEREASKIGKKTFLPVTFIGGPRDMRRRYMDAIALIQYFGKPDFFITMTCNPSWPEIKEHLLLADEVQNRPDLVIRIFRAKVEELKIDILKRQIFGRVVGFMYTIEFKKCGLPHAHFLIILADEHKLLTPESYDKFVCAELPDSKKDRDLYLLVIKHMMHVRCGKGRIHIQYTEGEIGEAVEARVCSDIKVVKYIYKYICKGHDKITFHIHASDTDIDIDEIKEYQSARWVSPPEAAWRLLRFPISEMTPSVFHLQLHLEGQQFVSFKSIENVDRILSNLMIRKTMLTEFFVMNRTNKDAMQLLLLYKEFPEYFVWSFKEKMWTRRTKGNVIGRVVTCHPTEGERYYLRLLLMNVRGPKSYQDLCKVDGKYYNTFREAAEKRGLLHCDNNLVELYCNPSNLAELWKQFEDSMSEDFKILPNMNAKDIRFMALNHINDVLHFMRRDINKYNLIPEKIKLSAAIRETNDSQIFSNKSGALFVDGPGGIGKTFPYRALLVVVRSKGFVALATASSALIRDAKLIVWDEVSMAKKKVIETFNILLKDLMDTNALFGGKEVEVAKESGQSSDAKVKCEMEYPTCLDGESQKVDTNHVDNSLLCGELLASYIDSFAHNLGSSTKRLHSL; this is encoded by the exons ATGCAGCTCAAACGGCGTGATACGCAGAGCCAAATATCTACTCGTATAAGGGAAGCGATGTTGCTATCGCGACGCATGAGAAGACAAAAATTTTCAAAGCACCGCCTTCTTGAAAGTCTAATTGTTGTTGTCCCAGAGCAGGCAACATTATCTTGGGACAAAACAGGATTTCTAAAACAAACTGCTCTTACCATACGAGAACCTCCTTCCCTTGCGGAAAAAG GTACCAAACATCAAGCTTTCCTGACTACATTGCGtgataatttaaaaaaagaaaagggtaTATTGGATACCCCTATCATTTGTGAAATAG CTGCCAGTCTTCAAACTTGCACGACTACAGTGATGGATAATCTAGAAAAAGAAAAGTCTATATTGGATCCCCCTATCATTCGTGAAACAG GGCCCACGTCGGGTACATCTAAACTACCTCCTGTTTCCTTGAACGCTATTCCAATCAAAG TTGATGGATTTCTTGATATGGAAGACGAATCATTACAAAAAGGAAAACGAAAAAGAGATACAGTGTCTTGTCGAGAGTATTACTGTTACAAATTTCAAATAAGAGATAATGAAACAAATGAAGTGATACATTGTGGAAGAATATTCCAACAGTTTATAGTAGATGTATATATAAAACTTGAAACACAAAGATTAGACTTCTTCTCATTTAATCCAGATTTATTTAGAATTGAATTCTTGCAAAGACTCCTTGATATTTTAAGATTTGGTGAAAGAGAAGCCTCTAAAATTGGAAAGAAAACGTTCCTCCCTGTTACATTTATAGGGGGACCAAGGGACATGCGCCGACGATACATGGATGCTATCGCATTGATACAATATTTTGGAAAACCTGATTTCTTTATAACAATGACTTGTAATCCTTCTTGGCCAGAAATAAAAGAACATTTGTTACTAGCTGATGAGGTACAGAACAGACCTGATTTAGTTATTAGAATTTTCAGAGCAAAGGTAGAAGAATTAAAGATAGATATTTTAAAAAGACAAATCTTTGGAAGAGTTGTTGGATTCATGTATACTATAGAATTTAAAAAATGCGGTCTTCCACATGCTCATTTCCTTATTATACTTGCTGATGAACACAAATTACTGACTCCTGAATCTTATGATAAATTTGTCTGTGCAGAATTGCCTGATTCTAAAAAAGATCGCGATTTATATTTACTTGTTATTAAACATATGATGCATGTTCGTTGTGGAAAG GGAAGAATTCATATCCAATATACAGAAGGAGAAATCGGAGAAGCTGTAGAAGCAAGAG TTTGTTCTGATATCAAGGTAGTGAAATATATTTACAAATATATTTGCAAAGGACACGATAAAATTACATTTCATATACATGCTAGTGATACAGATATAGACATAGATGAAATAAAAGAATATCAATCTGCTAGATGGGTTTCGCCTCCAGAAGCTGCGTGGCGATTACTTCGTTTTCCAATAAGTGAAATGACTCCAAGTGTTTTTCACCTTCAGTTACATTTAGAAGGACAACAATTTGTCTCTTTTAAAAGTATTGAGAATGTTGATAGAATACTGAGTAATCTAATGATTCGAAAAACAATGTTAACTGAATTCTTTGTTATGAACAGAACAAATAAAGATGCTATGcaattgttattattatataaAGAATTTCCTGAGTACTTTGTATGGTCATTTAAGGAAAAAATGTGGACACGTCGAACAAAGGGTAATGTAATTGGACGTGTTGTAACATGTCATCCAACAGAAGGTGAAAGATATTATCTGAGATTATTGTTAATGAATGTTAGAGGACCAAAATCATATCAGGACTTATGTAAAGTTGACGGCAAATATTATAATACATTTAGAGAGGCTGCAGAAAAAAGAGGATTGTTACACTGTGATAACAACTTGGTTGAAT TGTACTGTAATCCCTCTAATCTAGCAGAACTTTGGAAACAATTTGAAGATTCAATGTCCGAAGATTTTAAGATTCTACCTAACATGAATGCTAAAGATATTCGTTTTATGGCTTTAAATCATATTAAtgatgttttgcattttatgagACGTGATATTAATAAATATAATCTTATTCCTGAGAAAATTAAACTTTCAGCTGCTATCAGAGAAACCAATGACTCTCA GATATTTTCTAACAAATCAGGAGCATTGTTCGTTGACGGACCTGGAGGAATTGGAAAAACTTTTCCATATCGTGCTTTATTAGTTGTTGTACGATCAAAAGGTTTTGTCGCTTTAGCAACAGCAAGTTCAG CTTTAATACGTGATGCAAAACTGATTGTCTGGGATGAAGTATCTATGGCAAAAAAGAAAGTGATAGAAACTTTTAATATTCTCTTGAAGGATCTAATGGATACAAATGCTCTATTTGGAGGAAAA GAAGTGGAAGTTGCCAAAGAATCAGGGCAGTCTTCGGATGCTAAAGTTAAGTGTGAAATGGAGTACCCCACATGTTTGGATGGAGAATCACAAAAAGTTGATACAAATCATGTTGATAATTCTTTGTTGTGCGGTGAACTTCTTGCTTCTTATATTGATAGTTTTGCACATAATCTTGGCTCTTCTACGAAACGGTTACATAGCCTGTGA